In the genome of Campylobacter helveticus, the window CTTATAAACTTGCGCCAAAGTGCTTTCTGCAAAGGCTGAAGCTCCACCAAAAAACGCCATAGCCCACATCCAAAATATAGCTCCAGCCCCACCTAAAGTAAGTGCGGTGGCAATACCTGCAATATTTCCTATACCAACTCTTGAAGCTGTTGAAATCATTAGAGCTTGAAAAGGTGAAATGTGCTCTTTGGTATGCCCATCATTTTTTTCAACTAAAATGCTAAAAACAGAACCAAGCATTCTAAACTGCACAAAACCTGTTAAAAAACTATAATAAATTCCACAAACTATCAAAATTACAACCATTATCGTGTCGGTATAAGGGATAATTTGCGTTGCACTTGATAAAAAATCAAGCAAAGGCTTTAAAGCATCCATTAAAACTCCTTAAAATAAAGTCAAAAATAATTTTAACATCAAATTAACAAAAAATGGCTTATCTTTAAATTTAATTTCCGCTTAATGTGTAAATTTGAAACTATTTAAAAGTATGAAAATTTTGCCTCAAAGCTTCATAAGCGACAATCCCAACACTTGTAGCCAAATTTAAACTTCTACCATAAGGTTTCATCGGTATAGTTATTTTATGCTTTGTGTTAAGCTCCATCAACTCGCTTGGCAATCCAAAACTCTCGCTTCCAAAAAATAAAAAATCATCTTTTTTAAATTCCACACTAAAATAAGGCTTATCGCTCTTTGTAGTCGCAAAGAAAAAACGCTCTTTGTGTATCAAATTTATCTTTAAAAATTCCTCTAAACTTTCCCAAATTATAGGCTCAAGCTTATCCCAATAATCAAGCCCAGCTCTACGCACAGCCTTTTGACTAAGCTCAAAAACACAAGGCTTAATAATGTGAAGTTTAAAGCCAGCATTAAAACACATTCTGCCTATACTACCCGTATTTTGCGGAATTCTAGGATGCACTAAAACAATATGAAACATTAAATTAATATTCTTTTAATACTAGGATGAAGTTTAACTAAAATTTCATAATTGATAGTGTGAAAAAATTCAGCCCACAAATTTGCATCATTAAACACACAAATTTCTTCCCCACTATCCTCACAAGAGAAACTATCCATAGACATTTTTCCTAACAGCTCTTTGCCATTAGCAAGTTTTAGCTGCCCCTTACCATTGTAGCGAAAAAGCCCATCCGCATAGCCTAAATCATAAGTCGCTACCTTTAAAGACCTATCCGCCACATAAGTCCCACCATATCCTATACCTTGCCCTTTCTTAAGCTCTCTTGAACTTAATTTTTGCGCGTAGAGTTTTAAAACCTTTTTAAGACTACCATCTCCGTATCCAAACTGCACGAGTCCCACCCTACACAACTCATCTTGTGGCATTTGCCCTCTAAAAAGTGCGGAAGAATTAAAAGAATGAAAAAGCAAAGTTTTGCGTGTGGCATTTCTAATCGTTTCTTTGGCTTTTTGAAAATTTCGCCTTTGGGCAAAATAACTCGCATCAAGCTCATCAGCCGCCATAAAATGTGTAAAAGCACCTTCTAAATTTAAGCACCCAAGCTCTTTTAAAAGCTTTTCTAAATTTTCCAAATTCACGCCATTTCTATGCATATTTGTGTCAATTTTAAGATGAATGCGTGTATTTTTTTTAAATTGAGTTAAAGTCGATGGCTCATTTAAAGCATAAATAAATTTAGGATTTTCCTCACCTGTAGGTCTATGCGAGAGTATAAGGATATTATCAAAATGCTCTTCTAGTTGGTAAGCTTCGCTTTCATTTTTTACGGCTACAAAATTTACTCCACAAGCCCTAGTTATGGGGGCTAAAAGATTTGCTCCGTGTCCATACGCATTGTCCTTAAAAACGCAAATTAGCTTATCATAGCCACCAGCCTTAGCAGCAATGCAGGAAAGATTATATCTATAAGCCTTTGTATCTAGCGTTATAAAAGACATTACTGCTCTGCTAAGATTTTCATCTTGCCTTTTTTGTCCAACTTGACATAGAGGATTTTATTACCCCTAAATTGATAATTTTTAGTGTAATAATCCTCGTAAAAAGAAATTCTATACATCTTTTCATCTTCTAAATTTGGATAAGGACTAATACTAATATCAGAAAATTTAATAATTTTATGTTCTTTTCTTGAAAAAATCACCCTTTTCATTGAAGCAAACTGCGAAAAAGTGCTTTTGTCAAAACGCTTAAATTCTTCCTCATCATAAAAATCCAAGTAGGCATTGACATCGCTCTCAGTCCAAGCATATTTCCAAGCAAACAAGTCTGCCATTAGCGAAGCAATCTCATCTTTTTTAGCTTTAACGCTATCTTTCTCCTCGGTTAAGACATAAACTTTTTTACCAGCCACAACCTTAGCAAAATCTTCCAATTTGTCATTAAATAGTGCTATACAGCCTCTAGTTTTAAATTCATCAAGTCTCGTTCCATCAAGAGGGTATCCGTGTATCCAAATTCCTCCGCCTGTTTTTCCTTGCACCTTGTCAAGTAAATTTGGGTAGCTAGTCGCAAAAGCAAAAGGACCGTAATACTGGTCACCAGGATTAAATTTAGCTCCAAGCTCATAAAAACCGATAGGCGTTTTTAAATCCCCCTCTTTTTCCTTATCGCCCATAAGTCCTGTAATCACTTCTTTTTGCTCAAATTCTTTCTTAATTTTGCCGTTGGTGTAAGAATACACTTTTAAAATTTTATCATTTTTGTTAGTTTTAACTATCACAACATCTTTATCGTAATAACCAAGCGTTAAATTTTTATCCCCTAATTCTTCAAGCCAAAAATCCTTATTTCCAAGTTCCTTTTCTATCGCGGCACCCACAGCATCTAAACCATCATTTAAATATATCTTTACCAAATCAGAGGCACACAAACTTGATAAAAAAGCCATAAAAACTAACAAAATTCTCAAAACATTTCCTTAAAATCAATAATTTAGAAAGTGGAATTATATTATTTTTTTCTTAAAAAATTTTAATGGTTTATTGTAAAATAAAATTTTTTAGCTATAATCGAAAAATACTATTATTTCGAAAAGGAAAATAAAATGATGTTGAGCAAAAAATTTCTTATTCTTAGTTTTCTTGGTTTGAGTTTAAATGCTGCTGATTTGGAGATAAAAGACGCTTTTATTAAGCAAACCCCTCCAAATTCTCAAAACACGGCAGTTTTTTTCACTCTTGTTAATAAAGGTGAAAAGGAGGTTGCTTTGATTAATGCAAAGAGCGATTTAAGCGATAAAGTGGAGCTTCATACACACATTCATAAAGACAAAAAAAGCACTATGGTGCAAATTCCACAGATTAAAGTGAGTCCAAATTCTAGCACAGAGCTTAAGCCGGGTTCATATCACATTATGCTTTTTAATGTAAAGCAACCCGTAGATGCCAATACCAAAGCAAGTTTAACGCTTTATTTTGATGATAATACTAGCGTCAAGCTAGAGCAAATTCCATCTAAAAAGCTCTAAAATTTGAAAAAATATCTTCTCATATTTGCTTTTTTCCTGTTTTTAATAGGCTTTTATGCCTATTTCAAATTTGATTTTAATGGAGATAAAAATTTTTCCAACAGCACGGAGCCATTGATTTGCGATTTAAATATACAAGATTGCACTTTTGAATTTAAAGATAAAAAAATTCGTGTTTCTCTAAATCCAAAACCTTTGCAAGCTATGGATGTGCTTGACTTAAAAATAGAAAATTTGGATTTTTATAAAAATTTGAGCCTTAAAATTTATGGTTTAAATATGTTTATGGGCGAAATAAAACCAAAACTTATCTATGAAAATTCTTATTATAAAGCTAAACTAGTCTTAAGCACTTGTGTGCTTGATACTATGCGTTATAGAGCACAATTTTTTAAAGATAATAAGCCTCTTGGCTTTCACTTTGACTTTGAGCTAAAACGATGAGAAAAATTATTTTAATTGTATCTTTCTCTCTTGTTTTGGGATTTACTTATTTTATCTATCCTAGCAAAAATTATGATTTTTCTTTACGCTCAAATTTCTCTCAAAATACCACATTAAAACACTTTGAGGGAGAAAAACTTATTATATACTTTGGCTATACTTTCTGTCCAGATGTCTGCCCAGGCACACTCTCATTACTCTCATCAGTACTAGATAAAGTCGAGCATAAACCCCATCTTCTTTTCATAAGTCTTGATATAAAAAGAGATAAAAACCCCGAAAAAATCGATGAATGGTTAAGATATTTTTATAAAAATTCCACAGCTCTCATCGCCAAAAATGAAAGAAGTTTAGAGAAATTGACTAAAAACTACGGCGTTTTGTATGAAGAAATAGACCTTAAAGATTCTTTTATGAAATATTCCATCGCCCACAGCAACGAGCTATATCTCTTTGACGAAAAGGGAAATTTCAAGGGTTCGATAAATGATTTAAGTCCAAACGAACTCTTAAGAACACTCAAGGAATTTTTAGGGGAGTAAAATAGTAAGAGTGAGGCTGATGAAGAACCAGCCCCTTATAATTATTTCTTTTTCTTTCCAGCTTTAACAGCAACTGCTTCTTTAAGATTTTTACCAACCTTAAATTTAGCAACTCTAGTCGCAGGAACTTTAATTGTAGCACCTGTGCTTGGCACTCTAGCTTCTCTAGCAGCTCTTTCAGTAGTCGAAAATGTTCCAAAACCAATAAAGCTAATGCTATCGCCTTTAGCTAAAACCTCAGTAATGGTAGAGATTACTGCATCTGTTGCAGCAGTCGCATCTTTTTTTGTAAGCCCAGCAGTTTGAGCAACCTGTGAAACAAAATCTGCTTTAGTCATTTAAGACTCCTTTAAATTGATTTAAAACATCTAATTCTAGCATACTTTAAGCAAAATAGCAAGATAAAAGGGCTGTTTTGGCATTTTTCTTGCTATTTTATCTTAGTATAACGCTCAAATTCTCCACTTTCATCTAACTCATTGCCAATTTCTTCATAAAGCTTATGGTAAAATTCCACAAATTCCTTACATTCTTTATGTTTTGGAAGGAAAATTCCATTTTCCAAAATGCAAAATATATCTAAAAATTCTTTTGCATCAAGCCTTAGAGCGTAATGTTTAGCCAAAGCATAGTAAGTTTGCAAACAAAGCTTTTTAAAACTCTCATAAGAATCAAGATTAAAATGCACTTTTAACTTTCCCTCTTTAAATTCCAAAACACTACTTTGAAACAATAAGCAAAGATGTATCAGTCCCTCCGTATAATAAGCCTTTACCTCCTCGACTTTCTGCCACGCTATCAAGCCAACAGCCCTTTTGATTAATTCTTGAAAAACGGGTAGCCTAAGCTCATCTTCTTCGTGATAGAAAAAATTTATAAGCCCACCACAAGTTGCTTTATACTCCTCGATATTTTTAAAAAAACCGCTTTGATTCATTGTTTTTTCACTATCTTTTGCGATAAAAAAGATATGTCCATATTCGTGTCCTATGGTTGAAATTTCATAAATTCTCTTCCAAAGTTTTTCATTGTAAAATAAAATATCCCTACCATAAGTTAAAAATTCTTTATCAAAAACCTCACTCGCTATCCTCATAAAAGGTTTAGTTTTACTATTTTCATAAACAAAATTTAAAAAAGCAAAGATTTTCTTGCCTACTTTTGCACTGACAAATTCATCATTTGGCACAACTTGAGCCGAAAAAAGACCCTTTAATTCTGCACCATAATAAATCATCGGCAAACAAATATAAAGTTGTGTCTTGGCGATATTTTCACACACTTCATTTTTTAAATTTTCATCTTCGATTCCTATACTTTCATACACTTTTAAAAAGCTTTGCTTTATGTTTTTGCTAAATTCCGCTCCGTCAAACGCATTTTCATCATTGAGCCTAATGTCCCATTCCAATGCCACGGCGTGCGTATAATTATCCTCATAATACTCAAGCGGATGTCCTACTTGCAAGGGAGACTTAACCCTCATCCAAGCAAATTCAGCTTCCTGCCACGCACCAATGACTTTTTCATCTTCTTTCTCACAAAAGGCATTTTTCAGCTTCTCAAAATACTCCACATAAGCAATTTCTTCCTCGTTTTGTGCTAAGGTTCGCAATTTTTCAATCATTTTTTCAAAAGCAAATTCTAATCTTAAAATTTCATTTTCAAAAAATCTTGCATAAGGCACAAAACGCCATAAAGAGCCTATTTTTACAAGCACTCCATAGCTTCTTTCGCAAATTTCACCAAAACTATCAACTTGATAAAGCTTGTTTTTACGCAAAAAACTTAACGCTTCTTCTAAATTTGCAAAGGTAGAGCTTAACATTTTATTATTTTTTTCTATAATTTCTTTAGTCCAAACGACCTCAAAATCATTCATCACAAGCCCTATACTATGCACCCCCTCAACCAAAACCTGATAAAATTCATTCAAAAGCTTTCTTTCTTTTATTTCCTCTATAAATTCGCCGTGTTCTCTTTCATAAAACTTTCTCACTTCCTCATAAAGAGCGTGTTTTATAAGCGTAATCTTCTCTTCCCTTATGCCTCTTTTTTCCAGTTCTTTTACTAAATTTTCCTCTTTTAAATCAACCAAACGGCGTAAAATAGCTAATAAGGTGCTTTTTTCGTATTCTAAACCACTTATTTTTAAAAGCTTTTCTAAAAATTCATTTTTTTCTTCACTATCTAAAAATCGATAAAGCTGGTTAATGCTATCCTTACGCCTTTTAGCAAGTCTTGCGACTTCTTTAAAATCATTCATAAAATTCCCTCGAAAGTTTATTAACTTTTTTAATTATAATTTCCTTTTCAAAACAAGGAGTAATAATATGAAAGATATGGGAGAGCCAAAACTTAAAATCGTTGCTATGCCAAGCGATACCAACCCAGCGGGCAATATTTTTGGCGGTTGGATTTTATCCCAAATCGACTTAGCCGGAGCCATAGCAGCCAGAGAATTAGCACCAGAGCGAGTTGTAACCATTTCTATGGATAAGGTTGTTTTTAAAGAGCCTGTTTATATAGGCGATATCCTTTCTTGCTATGCAAAAATCGAAACTGTTGGCAATACCTCAATAGGTGTCAAAGTAGAAGTTGTCGTGCAAAGAGTAGATGACTTGGGCTGCACTTCGTGCATTAATGTAACTTCGGCTTTTGTAACTTATGTTAGCGTTGATAAACGAAGTAAGAAAAAACCTATCAGCGATGAGCTGAAAAAAATTCACGGCTTCTTAGCCGAATGATTGTCTAGCAAAACCTTTGCTCTAAATTTTATCAGCATTTATTTAAGCCGCCTTGATTATACTTTTTTTCAAGGCATTCTTTAAAAAACTCCCCCCTACTTTTGGGTGGAATTTCAGGGTGATTTTCTCGCATATGTTCTAAATACTTGTCATAACTTGAAAGCCCCACTAAGGGGTGAAAAAACCTTTCGGCTTTTCCATAATAAAACTTGATTTTCTTAAACAATTTGACTGCTATCAAGCTTCACATAAGGGCTTTCTTTGAGAGGAATTTTTATCTTACCTAAACAAATTCCTACACAAGAGATTATAACAAGTAAGGTTGTTATCATAAAGAACACACACAATACAGCGTTTAAGATATTTGCGAATTTAGCTTGAGTTGCGATAGAAATTTCTTTTTCCACCTTTGCCTTTTCCGCACTATCCGTTATGGTGGCTAATTTCGCCTCCAATGAAACAATCTTATCATCTTGAATTTTTGCTGTAGCGATATGACTAACAGCATTACCGACCTTATTTCCTTCTTCATAAGGCATTACTTTTTGAATTCCCCCATAAAGAGTTACAATCAAAACAAAAGTCGCTGGCACAAGGGTAACCCAAGTAAATTTCGCCTTACCCATTTTAACTAAAATCGCCGTCACCAAAAGTAAAGCCATACCCGCTAACATTTGATTGCTCACGCCAAATAAAGGCCAAAGCGTATAAATTCCACCCTTAGGGTCAATCGCCCCTTGATAAAGAAAATAACCCCAGCCCGCCACACTTAACGCTGTCGCAAAAATTCCAGCTGGAATGCTGTGGATATTACCCAAAGGCTTATAAACATTACCCAAAATATCCTGCACCATAAAACGACAAGCCCTAGTTCCCGCATCAACTGCCGTTAAGATAAATAAGGCTTCAAATAAAATGGCAAAATGATACCAAAATGCCATTAAATCCACTCCGCTAAATAGCTCGTGTAAAATCAAAGCCACGCCAATAGCAAAAGTCGGCGCACCACCTGTTCTTGAAAGTATGGTTTCCTCACCTATGCTTTTTGTTAAATTGATAATCTCTTCAGGACTAACGCTAAATCCCCAACTAGAGATAGTCGCTGCAACTCCCGCTATGTCCGTGCCTATTAGAGCAGAACTTGAATTGATAGCAAAGTAAATTCCCGGATGTAAGATACAAGCACAAATTAAAGCCATTATCGCCACTGCACTTTCCATAAGCATAGAGCCATAGCCCACAGCTAAAGCGTGTGTTTCATTTTCTAGCATTTTAGGGGTTGTGCCACTTGAAATCAAAGCGTGAAAGCCGCTAATCGCCCCACAAGCAATGGTAATAAACAAGAAAGGGAAAATAGCCCCAGCAAAAACAGGTCCGCTTCCATCAAAATAC includes:
- a CDS encoding acyl-CoA thioesterase, with product MKDMGEPKLKIVAMPSDTNPAGNIFGGWILSQIDLAGAIAARELAPERVVTISMDKVVFKEPVYIGDILSCYAKIETVGNTSIGVKVEVVVQRVDDLGCTSCINVTSAFVTYVSVDKRSKKKPISDELKKIHGFLAE
- a CDS encoding alanine racemase yields the protein MSFITLDTKAYRYNLSCIAAKAGGYDKLICVFKDNAYGHGANLLAPITRACGVNFVAVKNESEAYQLEEHFDNILILSHRPTGEENPKFIYALNEPSTLTQFKKNTRIHLKIDTNMHRNGVNLENLEKLLKELGCLNLEGAFTHFMAADELDASYFAQRRNFQKAKETIRNATRKTLLFHSFNSSALFRGQMPQDELCRVGLVQFGYGDGSLKKVLKLYAQKLSSRELKKGQGIGYGGTYVADRSLKVATYDLGYADGLFRYNGKGQLKLANGKELLGKMSMDSFSCEDSGEEICVFNDANLWAEFFHTINYEILVKLHPSIKRILI
- a CDS encoding SCO family protein, whose amino-acid sequence is MRKIILIVSFSLVLGFTYFIYPSKNYDFSLRSNFSQNTTLKHFEGEKLIIYFGYTFCPDVCPGTLSLLSSVLDKVEHKPHLLFISLDIKRDKNPEKIDEWLRYFYKNSTALIAKNERSLEKLTKNYGVLYEEIDLKDSFMKYSIAHSNELYLFDEKGNFKGSINDLSPNELLRTLKEFLGE
- a CDS encoding HU family DNA-binding protein — its product is MTKADFVSQVAQTAGLTKKDATAATDAVISTITEVLAKGDSISFIGFGTFSTTERAAREARVPSTGATIKVPATRVAKFKVGKNLKEAVAVKAGKKKK
- a CDS encoding L,D-transpeptidase family protein, with the protein product MAFLSSLCASDLVKIYLNDGLDAVGAAIEKELGNKDFWLEELGDKNLTLGYYDKDVVIVKTNKNDKILKVYSYTNGKIKKEFEQKEVITGLMGDKEKEGDLKTPIGFYELGAKFNPGDQYYGPFAFATSYPNLLDKVQGKTGGGIWIHGYPLDGTRLDEFKTRGCIALFNDKLEDFAKVVAGKKVYVLTEEKDSVKAKKDEIASLMADLFAWKYAWTESDVNAYLDFYDEEEFKRFDKSTFSQFASMKRVIFSRKEHKIIKFSDISISPYPNLEDEKMYRISFYEDYYTKNYQFRGNKILYVKLDKKGKMKILAEQ
- a CDS encoding tRNA (cytidine(34)-2'-O)-methyltransferase → MFHIVLVHPRIPQNTGSIGRMCFNAGFKLHIIKPCVFELSQKAVRRAGLDYWDKLEPIIWESLEEFLKINLIHKERFFFATTKSDKPYFSVEFKKDDFLFFGSESFGLPSELMELNTKHKITIPMKPYGRSLNLATSVGIVAYEALRQNFHTFK
- a CDS encoding carbon starvation CstA family protein, which produces MNSLTTKILWLFVAALGAICFGYLALQNGESVSAIYLVVAAVCIYMIGYRFYGRFVAYKVLELDKTRATPAITQNDGRDFVPTNKVVLFGHHFAAIAGAGPLVGPILAAQMGYLPSMLWILVGGVLAGAVHDFVVLFISTRRNGRSLGEMIKDEMGNFTGGVAMVAIFGIMLIIIAILAMVVVKALAESPWGLFTIAMTIPIAIFMGIYMRFLRPGRVGEASIIGFVLLILAIHYGSVITEDAYWKAIFTLDAPTLAIVMMVYGFVAAVLPVWFLLAPRDYLSTFLKIGVIVIMAVAIAAVAPDLQMPKANTQYFDGSGPVFAGAIFPFLFITIACGAISGFHALISSGTTPKMLENETHALAVGYGSMLMESAVAIMALICACILHPGIYFAINSSSALIGTDIAGVAATISSWGFSVSPEEIINLTKSIGEETILSRTGGAPTFAIGVALILHELFSGVDLMAFWYHFAILFEALFILTAVDAGTRACRFMVQDILGNVYKPLGNIHSIPAGIFATALSVAGWGYFLYQGAIDPKGGIYTLWPLFGVSNQMLAGMALLLVTAILVKMGKAKFTWVTLVPATFVLIVTLYGGIQKVMPYEEGNKVGNAVSHIATAKIQDDKIVSLEAKLATITDSAEKAKVEKEISIATQAKFANILNAVLCVFFMITTLLVIISCVGICLGKIKIPLKESPYVKLDSSQIV
- the kcuS gene encoding KCU-star family selenoprotein, giving the protein MIAVKLFKKIKFYYGKAERFFHPLVGLSSYDKYLEHMRENHPEIPPKSRGEFFKECLEKKYNQGGLNKC
- a CDS encoding copper chaperone PCu(A)C, which encodes MLSKKFLILSFLGLSLNAADLEIKDAFIKQTPPNSQNTAVFFTLVNKGEKEVALINAKSDLSDKVELHTHIHKDKKSTMVQIPQIKVSPNSSTELKPGSYHIMLFNVKQPVDANTKASLTLYFDDNTSVKLEQIPSKKL
- the ciaB gene encoding invasion protein CiaB, which encodes MNDFKEVARLAKRRKDSINQLYRFLDSEEKNEFLEKLLKISGLEYEKSTLLAILRRLVDLKEENLVKELEKRGIREEKITLIKHALYEEVRKFYEREHGEFIEEIKERKLLNEFYQVLVEGVHSIGLVMNDFEVVWTKEIIEKNNKMLSSTFANLEEALSFLRKNKLYQVDSFGEICERSYGVLVKIGSLWRFVPYARFFENEILRLEFAFEKMIEKLRTLAQNEEEIAYVEYFEKLKNAFCEKEDEKVIGAWQEAEFAWMRVKSPLQVGHPLEYYEDNYTHAVALEWDIRLNDENAFDGAEFSKNIKQSFLKVYESIGIEDENLKNEVCENIAKTQLYICLPMIYYGAELKGLFSAQVVPNDEFVSAKVGKKIFAFLNFVYENSKTKPFMRIASEVFDKEFLTYGRDILFYNEKLWKRIYEISTIGHEYGHIFFIAKDSEKTMNQSGFFKNIEEYKATCGGLINFFYHEEDELRLPVFQELIKRAVGLIAWQKVEEVKAYYTEGLIHLCLLFQSSVLEFKEGKLKVHFNLDSYESFKKLCLQTYYALAKHYALRLDAKEFLDIFCILENGIFLPKHKECKEFVEFYHKLYEEIGNELDESGEFERYTKIK